A single region of the Gemella sp. zg-570 genome encodes:
- a CDS encoding restriction endonuclease PLD domain-containing protein translates to MESKFFLKQDDYSKKLYVELLEVTCSLSNLFSESKSPFLYYRAMENIFCKSFNADNLSRSDVSADAGKNGIGIGLKTFLQNKGNTFQKIAEFNKESYLLRDLKGLDLVKKVSEMRNERIKSTMRICNLNEMMYHLVTRSDKYIYIFEEDMDLINIDNIKVTSQSKTTIHFTDMIHEYSFSLSKSTLLKRFNTCRNNKIFGFSVEILKDPYNFLLSIKNKDIIEENSVDKLYLSDNSVIDYIVLPLYSTRNNRVEERSGLNQWNARGRIRNLNEVYISIPSWIHKNKKQFFNYSTEDNKTTPFDVKLPNGKIISMRVAQQGGKALMSNPNSELGKWILRDILELKEGELVTREKLDIMGIDSIKLSKMKNGIYNLDFLKLGSFEEFEEEFRK, encoded by the coding sequence TTGGAAAGTAAATTTTTTTTAAAACAAGATGATTATAGTAAAAAATTATATGTTGAATTACTTGAAGTTACTTGCTCCTTATCTAATTTATTTTCAGAAAGTAAAAGTCCATTTTTATATTATAGGGCGATGGAGAATATATTTTGCAAGTCGTTTAATGCTGATAATTTATCTAGGAGTGATGTTTCTGCTGATGCTGGGAAAAATGGTATCGGTATTGGTTTAAAGACATTTTTACAGAATAAAGGTAATACATTTCAAAAGATTGCCGAGTTTAATAAAGAATCATATTTACTTAGAGATTTGAAAGGCTTAGATTTAGTAAAAAAAGTTTCTGAAATGAGAAATGAAAGAATTAAATCAACTATGAGAATATGTAATTTGAACGAAATGATGTATCACTTAGTAACAAGAAGTGATAAATATATATATATTTTTGAAGAAGATATGGATTTAATTAATATAGATAATATTAAAGTAACATCACAAAGTAAAACGACAATTCATTTTACAGATATGATACATGAATATAGTTTTAGTTTATCAAAAAGTACATTATTAAAAAGATTTAATACTTGTAGAAATAATAAAATATTTGGTTTTAGCGTTGAAATATTAAAAGACCCATACAATTTTTTGCTATCTATTAAAAATAAAGATATAATTGAAGAAAATAGTGTAGATAAATTATATTTGAGTGATAATTCAGTTATAGATTATATAGTTTTACCTTTATATAGCACAAGAAATAATAGAGTAGAAGAGCGTTCAGGGCTTAATCAGTGGAATGCAAGAGGAAGAATTAGAAATTTGAATGAAGTTTATATTTCTATACCTAGTTGGATACATAAGAATAAAAAACAGTTCTTTAATTATAGTACTGAAGATAATAAAACAACCCCCTTTGATGTAAAATTACCAAATGGAAAAATTATTAGTATGAGAGTTGCACAACAAGGTGGAAAAGCATTGATGAGTAACCCTAATTCTGAACTTGGCAAATGGATTTTAAGGGATATTCTTGAGTTGAAAGAAGGAGAACTCGTTACTAGAGAAAAACTAGATATAATGGGCATAGATAGTATAAAATTATCAAAAATGAAAAATGGTATATATAATCTAGACTT